Within Zootoca vivipara chromosome 17, rZooViv1.1, whole genome shotgun sequence, the genomic segment AAAGGATACTGGTTTGCATGTGAGTCGATTTGCTAACGTGTACGTACTGGTGCCAATTTTAAAATGATAACTATAATTTAAACAGGAATCTGGGACGTGTCAGCCTCGTGGAGAAGACGGTGATGGGTGATATCACCTGCGCACGGGTGTTTGGTTACTTGCAGACGGGCAATCGCTTCTCCCTTTTGGAGTTCCTTATCCTTAAGGTTCCTTAtccttagggacgcgggtggcgctgtgggttaaaccacagagcctagggcttgccgatcagaaggtcggcggtttgaatccccgcaacggggtgagctcccattgctcggtcccagctcctgccaacctagcagtttgaaagcacgtcaaagtgcaagtagataagtagggaccgatctggcaggaaggtaaacggcgtttcccgtgcgctgctctgcttcgccagaagcaactttgtcatgctggccacatgacccggaagctgtctgtggacaaacgctggctccctcggccagtaaagcgagatgagcgccacaactccagagtcgttcatgaatggacctaatggccaggggtacctttacccttaAGGTAGATCAGATACGGCTGTTTAAATGGAGCAGGAGTGGACCAAAGTGGCCCTCCAGCTTCTCTGCCTGGCTCTCGGAATTTTCCCTAGCCACACCCCCTTtctccaggccacgcccctcactgCCCTTGCTCGACAcgctccttgaatgtttttgccttgctggaacgTGTCCTTGCTCTCTGGTAATGTCCCTATACTTCCCCAGTTGGGGGaataagtttgtgtgtgtgtttgtgtatgtaaactagcttactgtacaaagataaatttgattatttttggactatttaaataaatattataatatgATGAATTcgcaatcaggattcgaacaatGAGCAACAGAAAGAATTATAGCTATgatataaaaaaaggaagataCCACAAAGGggtagacttttaaaaacatcatGGAAAATGGAATGGGAAGTcgaccaaacaaaataaaaaatattatatattgattttttttgtgaaaattgtagaaatttaataaaatgtattggtttttttaaaaaagttggcaCTTGTTGCTCCACACTGGTGTGTGGTCCCTGAAGCATTGCCAAGAAGGGAAGGCGGGCCTCAAGCTGATAAAGTCCCCCCCCTCCTTGCAGTACAGGACACAGCATGTGACCAGCCTATCCACCAATCAAAACTGAGATGCTCCTGTGATGGTGGGGAttgactggtagggcagaaggcagggagcctgacagtaggtggcgccagagccgaTGACAGGCAGAGCCCACTAATCCtacttttgtccccatcctcctcctccctgttgaggtggaaccctgagactaaggaggaggaagcagttgtaagaaggaaggaaggcagctgCAGACTCGGGCAGGTCGAGGCTGGTGGGGCAAGTACCCCCTTTCCCCCTAATGGGCCAGCCCCCTCACTGCAAATTGTGCAATGCCTTCATTACCAGATCAAGGGTTCCGGGCTAAATTATGCCctgcaaaattgctgctgctttatttgtttattttggccCTCTGTGTTCCAGTTTTCATTTTCTCCACAGGAGCCTCCTGCCTCACCCTGCATTGCCAATTAAAAAGTAATGGgtggtgtttccccccctttccctcctgtaAAATGCATGCATTGCAGCCCAGGCAAGGACCACACACCACGGCTAGAGCAGCCTTGCAAAATGGCTTGGAAAGACATGGTACCGTTTGGAACGCATTCACTTCCTCCCAAAACCGCCCAGAGGATTGTGAGCACATTTGAACGCATCTGAAACAGATGCAACCCAcaaggaaaggttgcagtgtgTTCCCGCTGAGGGTTGTAGCTAACAAGCCGCAACCTCTTTCAGGAAACTCCATTCCgttctccctccctgcttccctgGTTTTTCAGTTCTCTTCCATCCCAGGCGAGCCAACATAGGAATCTCCCTgacaccaagtcagatcattggtacACCTGCACACAGACAGTGGTTTCTCCAGGAATTCAGACggggagtctctcccaacccttcctggagatgccactggggatcgATCCTGTGACCTTCTGCTCCTGCACTGGGCCACACCCCTTCCCCATAACATCCTGCAGCCACGGAGCACGTTCTGCCCTCGTtggacaggggtcccttccaCGTAAGGTTTTCTTTTTCCAGCCTAAATATGTGTTTTGGGGTAGTTCTGCAAACTTTGATATGGCCGGCCCTAACCTTAGGTAGCACAAggggctgcctcaggcagtgggaTTGATGGGTAGTTCTGCAGGCTGGATGTGGGTACTTCCGCAGGCTGGAAGCTGCTGGTTGCTGCCTTCTGCAGtccattggtttgtttttatatatatatatatatatatatatatatatatatatatatatatatatatgtttaaatcaACCAGCCATTTGCATATTCGTCGGTGAATTCACCCCACCCCAGATACTGGATCTCTTTCCTTTCACCCGGAACAGAGCCCAGCTCCTGAGCTGAGCAAACACTGGGCCTTGAGTCCACATCAACCTGCTTTAGAAATGAATAGGCAACATGAGCATGCATGAATGAGATCAGGCCTCCGAGGGCTTCTCTGTTCTCTGTTTGCTCCAGGTGCAACAGGAAACCTTTGGTTACAAAAGGACACGTTCTCTAGCCAGGACTGGAGAGAGCCTGAGCCCCTCCAGGCATTGTGGGAACCtgactctcctccagcactagCTAAGGATGGGCGAATCTTGCCCATTTCAGTTACGCTCAGTTTCTCAATTCCCCAGGGTTATCTTCCATTCTCCACATTACCACATCGACTCGTGGTTTTGCCTTAAAATGGgggtgtatgccaccttgagcatctCGGAGGTAAGGTGgaatatacatataaaaataaataaataggcttaGTTTgtgctgcttatttatttatctttgcgcgataaataaataaacatgattATTCATAGATTGGCCCCTCTCGCTTCAGAAAATCCTAGGttcacttactttggagtaagcccTGTGGAACCAATTGGGACTTACCGCTGTTTTAAACACAGATCTGACTTTTGTCTCAAAGGAAAGGGCACTGAGATTGTAGCTCAGCTGGGTTTCTAGTGGGCATTGCCGCCTAGTGGTGGAAGGAAGCACTGCACTTCCTGCCTGCCTCTGCGGAACTTCCTGCCTGCCTCATCTACAGAGTCATGTTTCCTTATATAGAAAAGACTTTGAAGCATCTTGCGAGGGGTTGATCATGCGCCACACCACCGTCATCTAAACAGGGACTGTTCTCGCAGTGATGGTTTATCATTTAGAGAGACATTCCATTACCGCGGGGCCGCTTGTCAACTCTTCCATTTTCGAGTTGGCAATTTGTGCGTGTGCTTGCTAAGGTCACAGCAGCTGCCTAATATCAAATCTGAGCGTTGGCCCATTGTCAACACAGCTCAGCAGTGGCTTTCAAGGGCTTTAAACAGGAGTCTCTCCTTACCTGGAGATCCTGGGGACTGAACCCGGGGGAACCTTCTGCATCTAAAACCCAGgtggggaatctgcagccctccagatgttgctggatccctgctagcatggctaatggtcaaggttgatggtcaacatctggagggcaccagcttccTCCATCTCCGGTGAAGACACCtatcccaaccaatcagggaccaCATATTAAATGCCACTTACAGAGTTATAAAGGTGGCATcatcaatggtcaggggtgatgggagttggagtccaactacatctggagggccacaagttaatacaggcacccccaaactgcggccctccagatgttttggcctacaactcccatgatccctagcttacaggaccagtggtcagggaagatgggaattgtagtccaaaacatctggagggccgaagtttgggggtgcctgagttataGCCTCCGGACTgatcctgcctgccttctccaaaGGATCCATGTTCCATGTGGCTACAAACAATCAACCCTCAGGACTAAAAGGCTGAACCAGTTTCTGGAGGTTGAGGCCTTTATTTAAAGTTGCCGCATGGGCTCTGGGTGATGCAGGGCACCAAGTGCTGGAGATTTACCCCACCCGCTCCTTTATTTTGAATCCTGCTGGAAGAAATCGTTGTAGGTCATGCAGAGGGCCGACAGGAAGCCCGTGTACTCCTTGAAGTCAATCTCATCATCCTTGTTCTTGTCCAGGGTCCCCATCAGCTTGTCAATTCCGCCTTCCTTCATCTTCTGCAAGGGAAAAGGGggcaaaggaaagagagagagaagggagagattgGGGTTCATGTCTGATTATGAGGGGcactggaaaccccccccccacaaatttaaCTCTCTTTCAAAACttaagggttgcatccaactgaGGCCGTATTCACGtgatacatttaaagctctcAAATACTTTAAATAGTCacgactttccccaaagaattatgggagctgtagtttgttaagggtgctgagagttgttatgagaTGATGGCTATTTCCCgctacagagctacagttcccagagatcCTGGGAAgcaggattggttgttaaaccactctggaagttgtagctctgtgaggggaattggggcTTCCGAACAACTCttggcacctttaacaaaccacagctcccagaattatttgggggaagccatgactgtttaaagaggtatcattgtgctttaaatatatggtgcgaaTGGGACCTAAGCTGTACTCAGAGTTAGATCCATTGCCATTCACTGACATATATTACCGGTACATCAGGCTCATTCATTTTCACGAGTTTACTCTGATCAAGACTGAGCTGGGATATGGCCCtaaaagaagggagagagggagggaggaggcagcaaaGGGAAAGTCAGTCACCTGGAAGGAAACTGAGGCATAAAGTGAAAGTAAGGGAAagatggggaaaggaaggaaagacttATCCaaactccccactccccactgtTTGTCCCATGAGCAAACCCCACATTTTGACTTGCTGcacccaggcccggctctaggagTAGtttcggtggcgcggggcgccgggccggcaggagggcgctgcacggcgaagccgcatggaagccgtgctgtgcgctgtgcccgcccaccagggcgggggcgccagagcgatctctgcgccacggcgccagggtgcccgaccggcttgagacggccctgcacctCCCTGTCCCCTCCAAGGATGTGTATCAGGGTCTGTCCCCTTGCCACTGActgtcagtggctctccagggtttcagactgggagaCTTTCCCAGTTCTACCAGGAGATGTCAGGACTCGAACccgggacattttgcatgcaaggcagacgCTCTGCCACTCAGCCGTGGTCCTGATGGAAGATGCCCATCTTGAAGGTGGAAAGCTGGTTTTCCAACCTCGTGTTGTGTTTTGGGGccaccattcccccccacctcacccGATCCCCCTGGCCACTGACCTCTCCGAGTGCCAACTCCTTCTTCACCAGCTCCTTTAGCTCTCCCTTGCTCAGGGTGAACTTATCCCCTTCTTTCCCTGAATATTTGTGGAAGGTGTACACGAGTGTCGCCAGGGCTTTCTCCAGGGGCGTCTCCATGTCCATTCAGGATCTGAAAAGGAGAAAGCAGGGAAGTCAGGGTTTGTTCATTTCTTCaatagatttatatcctgcccttcctacTGAAGGAGCAcaagagcagaccctccaagtgtccctattttccagggatggtcctggatttacagacgttgtccaggtttctgatttgagcccgctttcccttaaaggtaaagggacccctgaccattaggtccagtcgtgaccgactctggggttgcgcgctcatctcgcattattggccgagggagccggcgtatagcttccaggtcatgtggccagcatgacaaagccgcttctggcaaaccagagcagcacatggaaacgccgtttaccttcccgctgtagcggttcctatttatctacttgcattttgacgtgctttcgaactgctaggttggcaggagctgggaccgagcaacgggagctcaccccgtcacagggattcgaaccgccgaccttctgatcagcaagccctaggctcagtggtttaaccacagtgccacctgggtccgctttcccttaggacgcccctattctcaccagagaaatgttggaagctaTGAAAGGCCTATCTAGGCCAACCCAGGAACAGGAGAAGAGCCCTTGGATTCTTGATTTCAACCTGTGGGGCAGCTCAGGCCATAAAGCCTTTGATTATACAGCGTTCGCCCTGGGTGAGAGCATGGGAAGCTCATCCTGCAAAGCAGAAGACAGTGCATATACGTAACAAGAGATCTTGCAAGCAAGCACACATTAGAAGCAGCAGCGAATAACTCTGCAATTAAGGAGGGCGGAAACAAGCTGATAAGGGCTCCATTAGCACCGGCAGAGATTTCCCTGGGAACGGCTGGCCAGCCCTGGGCGAACACACCCGGCCCCAGCGTGTTTTTGGCGCTTCCCACTCCCAGCACTTTAGATCTGCAGCTCGTAGCATTCGAGTTGGCAGGCGAGGCAGCCCTAATCGTCTGATGTACTCCGCCGTACTgtacatgccaggggtggggaacctgtgttccACGGGTGACGTGTGGCCCGCCagccctctctatctggcccacaAGACTCTCCCGAGGCCACGTCCCTCATTGGCCCTGTTTTGCACCTTGAATATTTTTGCCTGCTCAGAATGTGCCCTTAATCTCTGCCCATGCCTTttacttgtctggatggagaacagagaggaGGGATGTGTgagcatttgtttgtgtgtgtgtgtggaagctaGCCTGCTGTACAGTGGCAATTTTTACATTTTGTCATGGACCAGTTGgtcgcagaggaatggtgggaggcagtgatgggaggACCCCCGAGGGAAGGAAGCTCGGAGCCTGGAAATGGGTGATGGGACAACGGTGCGCGGTCAGAGGGCgaagagggagaagacaggga encodes:
- the LOC118076050 gene encoding protein S100-A5, which gives rise to MDMETPLEKALATLVYTFHKYSGKEGDKFTLSKGELKELVKKELALGEKMKEGGIDKLMGTLDKNKDDEIDFKEYTGFLSALCMTYNDFFQQDSK